In the genome of Sardina pilchardus chromosome 14, fSarPil1.1, whole genome shotgun sequence, one region contains:
- the cdc37l1 gene encoding hsp90 co-chaperone Cdc37-like 1, which yields MDWQGSGASNSMCPVDDNCSSGSNDHLSTSLLLHGASAESMASLCQRQQRCVQASVVSSWQLVEAQDQLCGLELHGSESAEQERARALASSAELSQTEREWRLKESMLGSPDPRRSPELSSNASRDVFNKSIINMQSSISYMDQDKSKTFVQKHEQQVKHFGMLRRWDDSQRFLSEHPYLICEATANYLILWCFRLQAEEKSALMEQVAHQAVAMQFILEMASSSQQDPRGVFRQFFQKAKAGQEGYLDVFHSELEGFKRRVQEYAMTSKLETPKASELHPTSPRCRLDPKEVLESLPPELKVGLQLQDMQTLQNALSTMNPQVAEYHVRRCLEAGLWTSADRLFKDDTTEADDSRMMET from the exons ATGGACTGGCAGGGGAGTGGAGCGTCTAACAGTATGTGTCCTGTGGACGACAACTGCAGCAGCGGTTCGAATGATCATCTTTCGACTTCACTGCTACTCCACGGG gccagtgCGGAGAGCATGGCGTCGCTGTGCCAGCGTCAGCAGCGCTGCGTCCAGGCGTCGGTGGTGTCCAGCTGGCAGCTGGTGGAGGCACAGGACCAGCTCTGCGGCCTGGAGCTCCACGGCTCCGAGTCGGCCGAGCAGGAGCGCGCCCGCGCCCTGGCCTCCTCCGCCGAGCTCTCGCAGACCGAGCGCGAGTGGCGCCTCAAGGAGAGCATGCTGGGAAGCCCCGACCCCAGAAGGAGTCCCGAGCTGAGCTCCAACGCCAGCCGAGACGTCTTCAACAAG AGTATCATCAATATGCAAAGCAGCATCAGTTACATGGATCAGGACAAGAGCAAAACGTTCGTCCAGAAGCACGAGCAACAGGTCAAACATTTCG gcaTGCTGAGGAGATGGGATGACAGTCAGCGTTTCCTGTCGGAACATCCCTACCTGATCTGCGAGGCGACGGCCAATTATCTGATCCTGTGGTGCTTCCGGCTGCAGGCCGAGGAG AAGTCTGCGCTGATGGAGCAGGTGGCGCATCAGGCGGTTGCTATGCAGTTCATCCTGGAGATGGCCAGCAGCTCTCAGCAGGACCCCAGGGGCGTCTTCCGACAGTTCTTCCAGAAAGCCAAA GCAGGACAGGAGGGCTATTTGGATGTCTTCCACTCCGAACTGGAGGGCTTCAAGCGGAGAGTGCAGGAGTACGCCATGACGTCCAAGCTGGAGACCCCCAAGGCCAGTGAGCTGCACCCCACCTCCCCACGCTGCCGGCTGGACCCCAAAGAGGTGCTAGAGTCTCTGCCGCCG GAGTTAAAGGTGGGACTCCAGCTTCAGGATATGCAGACCCTACAGAACGCCCTCAGCACAATGAACCCACAG GTGGCGGAGTACCACGTGCGACGCTGCTTGGAGGCGGGCTTGTGGACCAGCGCTGACCGGCTCTTCAAAGACGACACCACAGAAGCAGACGACTCTCGCATGATGGAGACGTAG
- the ak3 gene encoding GTP:AMP phosphotransferase AK3, mitochondrial: MVLRTVFRAVIMGPPGSGKGTVSDRITKTFGLKHLSSGDVLRANIEAKTELGLLMKSCIDQGQLVPDDVISRLILSNLRSMEKTSWLLDGFPRTVAQAESLDGVCSVDTVINLNVPFDTIKERLTSRWVHLSSGRVYNTNFNPPKVPGIDDVTGEALIQRDDDTPYTVTRRLKSYEHQTQPVLEYYRSKGVLETFSGTETNKIWPHVQAFLARKIPSSPGGQAAAGKA, translated from the exons ATGGTTTTGCGCACGGTATTTCGCGCGGTCATAATGGGACCACCAGGCTCTGGGAAAGGCACAGTATCCGACCGCATAACTAAAACTTTTGGACTAAAGCATCTCTCCAGCGGGGATGTTCTAAGGGCGAACATCGAGGCAAAAACAG AGTTGGGCCTTCTCATGAAGTCGTGCATCGACCAGGGTCAGTTAGTGCCTGATGACGTCATCTCCCGCCTCATCTTATCAAACCTGCGCAGCATGGAGAAGACCAGCTGGCTGCTCGACG GCTTCCCTCGGACGGTGGCCCAGGCGGAGTCTCTGGATGGCGTGTGCAGCGTGGACACTGTGATCAACCTGAACGTGCCTTTCGACACCATCAAGGAGCGCCTCACCTCCCGCTGGGTGCACCTCTCCAGCGGCCGCGTCTACAACACCAACTTCAACCCCCCCAAGGTCCCG GGCATCGATGACGTCACAGGGGAGGCCCTGATCCAGAGAGATGACGACACACCTTACACCGTCACCAGACGACTGAAATCCTACGAGCATCAGACGCAACCTGTGCTGGAGTACTACAG gaGTAAAGGAGTCCTGGAGACCTTCTCAGGGACCGAAACCAACAAGATCTGGCCACACGTGCAGGCCTTCCTCGCCAGGAAAATCCCCTCGTCCCCGGGAGGCCAGGCAGCTGCAGGGAAGGCCTAG